One region of Marivirga arenosa genomic DNA includes:
- a CDS encoding TonB-dependent receptor, giving the protein MKTFIHLILITGLLIFSFSISAQEKDYYQLKGRVIDSLNQSIPYANVLLKDTTTNSIKAFAVTDEEGRFKMTIETDQQYELRASFVGFVPFVRNITTNPNQVQDILIQLSQDQGLLNEVQVVKEMPVTMSGDTLIYKTEAFTTGKERKLEDVLKELPGVEVEEDGSVKVQGKRVDKLLVEGKQFFDGDSKMAVKNLPAKAIDRVQVLKNYQDNSTLRNVNTNENLAMNITLKEDQKSLVFGDVSLGGGPKNSYAGHANAFYYSDDLSVNAILDANNIGEQAFNYNDFQRMRQAQNPCGIQSGALKIEDQNNGNAIPQKDRTQVQSLRSAFTGLNIAFQPSKKWQHQAYLIANNAEVDEKQIQQRRFLSEQAPEPENSESNQIQNYGNVLGQYQLDYVPSPFSNWQYKSQWLGNRLSANQNIKSSWADGQLSDIVNDSDEWSWNQQLNFYTQISPDHIFSIENQFLWRNENGQNEWDLLYGLNSEQDSSIFREEFSQKNTKTLQSELHYYWIWNNKNHLDLSMSYQYQNTDFNQNLFNEANLDLVDYKIDNSRVWSNSAVGAQWKSRVGSFLFLPGVSYFYLNDQRDALNNGENNDRISNHYVLPNFRVKYDINSVQGLNLVYKQNVRSPQIEWLSNALQLRSYQNIFSGDTNLQPAFYNMLELNYHFFNLFNGMNAFFRASYNQVQYSFQEATDFNGLINNSSLINSGEPQNDAQYSGRLDKRFKSFRLTYESNGMYQEYANKVNGELLDNEQWSLNNSLAFQTNLGKHITSSIKYSLQNNEYTNGNSQNEFNLQRFTNKWESKWSDNFEFDFEIEYQIYAGTNTNSDWWIANSELSYEIPNSAFRFDAQVYNLFDTKSVNRDYLSEYFVSTYQNFIQGRRMMFSVNYNF; this is encoded by the coding sequence ATGAAGACTTTTATACATCTCATTTTAATTACAGGCTTGCTCATATTCTCATTTAGCATTTCAGCCCAGGAAAAGGACTATTATCAGTTGAAAGGTAGAGTGATAGATTCGCTCAATCAATCAATTCCCTATGCTAATGTTCTGTTAAAGGATACTACAACTAATTCTATTAAAGCTTTTGCAGTAACCGATGAAGAAGGACGTTTTAAAATGACTATTGAAACTGATCAGCAATATGAACTTAGAGCAAGTTTTGTAGGCTTTGTTCCTTTTGTTCGAAATATTACTACAAATCCAAATCAAGTTCAGGATATTCTAATTCAATTATCACAGGATCAAGGATTGCTGAATGAGGTACAAGTGGTGAAAGAGATGCCTGTTACCATGTCTGGAGATACATTGATTTATAAAACTGAAGCTTTTACTACTGGAAAAGAAAGAAAGTTAGAGGATGTTCTAAAGGAATTACCAGGTGTTGAAGTTGAGGAGGATGGGAGTGTAAAAGTTCAAGGTAAAAGAGTGGATAAATTACTGGTGGAAGGGAAGCAGTTTTTTGATGGCGATAGTAAAATGGCGGTAAAGAACCTACCTGCTAAGGCTATCGATAGAGTGCAGGTGCTTAAAAATTATCAAGATAACTCCACTTTGAGAAATGTTAATACTAATGAAAATTTGGCTATGAACATCACGCTCAAAGAAGATCAAAAATCTTTAGTTTTTGGTGATGTTAGTTTGGGTGGAGGTCCTAAAAATAGCTATGCAGGCCATGCAAATGCATTTTACTACAGTGATGATTTAAGTGTGAATGCAATTTTGGACGCAAATAATATAGGGGAGCAAGCCTTCAATTATAATGACTTTCAAAGAATGCGTCAGGCTCAAAATCCTTGTGGAATTCAATCAGGAGCTTTGAAAATTGAAGATCAAAATAATGGAAATGCAATTCCTCAAAAAGATAGAACTCAAGTACAATCTTTGAGAAGTGCTTTTACAGGCTTAAATATTGCTTTTCAACCTTCAAAAAAGTGGCAGCATCAAGCATATCTAATTGCAAATAATGCGGAGGTTGATGAAAAACAAATTCAACAAAGACGCTTTTTAAGTGAGCAGGCTCCTGAACCAGAAAATAGTGAAAGTAATCAAATACAGAATTATGGAAATGTGCTGGGACAATACCAATTAGATTATGTGCCTTCCCCATTTAGTAATTGGCAATATAAAAGTCAATGGCTTGGCAATAGACTATCAGCAAATCAGAATATAAAATCCAGCTGGGCGGACGGACAACTTAGCGATATAGTGAACGATAGTGATGAATGGAGCTGGAACCAACAATTAAATTTTTATACTCAAATCAGTCCGGATCACATATTTTCAATAGAAAACCAATTTTTATGGCGCAATGAAAATGGTCAAAATGAGTGGGATTTACTATATGGATTGAATTCTGAGCAAGACTCTTCCATTTTCAGAGAGGAATTCTCACAAAAAAATACGAAAACACTGCAGTCAGAGCTCCATTATTATTGGATATGGAACAATAAAAATCATTTAGATTTATCAATGTCCTATCAATATCAGAATACTGATTTTAATCAAAATTTATTTAATGAGGCAAACTTGGATTTAGTGGATTATAAAATTGATAATTCAAGAGTCTGGTCAAATTCTGCAGTTGGTGCTCAATGGAAATCTAGAGTAGGTAGCTTTTTGTTCTTACCAGGGGTTAGTTACTTCTATTTAAATGATCAGAGGGATGCATTGAATAATGGTGAAAATAATGATAGGATTAGCAATCATTATGTGCTACCTAATTTTAGAGTAAAGTATGACATCAATAGTGTTCAGGGATTAAATTTAGTGTACAAACAAAATGTAAGAAGTCCACAAATAGAATGGTTGAGTAATGCATTACAATTAAGGTCATACCAAAATATATTCAGTGGAGATACAAATTTGCAGCCAGCGTTTTATAATATGCTTGAATTGAATTATCATTTCTTCAATTTATTTAATGGGATGAATGCTTTTTTCAGAGCTTCATATAACCAGGTTCAATATTCATTTCAGGAGGCCACTGATTTTAATGGACTCATAAATAATTCTTCCTTAATTAATAGTGGGGAACCGCAAAATGATGCACAATACAGTGGAAGATTGGATAAGAGGTTCAAATCATTTCGATTGACTTATGAATCGAATGGTATGTATCAAGAATATGCGAATAAGGTAAATGGTGAATTGTTAGACAATGAACAGTGGAGTTTGAACAATAGTCTTGCATTTCAAACCAATCTTGGTAAACACATTACCAGCAGTATAAAGTACTCGCTTCAAAATAATGAGTATACTAATGGGAATTCACAAAATGAATTCAATCTTCAAAGGTTTACTAACAAATGGGAGTCTAAATGGAGTGATAATTTTGAATTTGATTTCGAAATAGAATATCAAATATATGCCGGCACTAATACGAATAGTGACTGGTGGATAGCGAACTCCGAATTGAGTTATGAAATACCAAATTCAGCATTTCGATTTGATGCTCAAGTGTATAACTTATTCGATACAAAATCGGTGAATCGTGATTATTTATCAGAATATTTTGTGAGTACTTATCAAAATTTTATTCAAGGTAGAAGGATGATGTTTAGTGTGAATTATAATTTTTAA
- a CDS encoding DUF4197 domain-containing protein, with amino-acid sequence MKNLFSLSLILSILLVSSCDLLNEALEEPANINIAEGLKEALRVGTDTATSKLAIVDGYLKDEAVKILLPDELESQIASLKAIEINAFGIGTITGEQLYNTGIPLLDIPSLAEKEEELILGLNRAAEEAAKEAGPIFFDAIRGITIADAESILYGSDTAATAYLIDNTYESLFNTFEPKVNNAVNQVTIGDQTVEAIYANFVNEYNGILNTSIPLSLFEQQTLGSIAGINSIEEADISAYATTRGLDGLFLKVQDEEANIRNNVSARVNDILREVFGLLD; translated from the coding sequence ATGAAAAATCTATTCTCACTTAGCCTAATACTTTCAATCCTTTTGGTATCCTCATGTGATTTACTAAATGAAGCCCTAGAAGAACCCGCGAATATTAACATCGCTGAAGGACTGAAAGAAGCCTTACGGGTTGGAACTGATACTGCTACTTCTAAACTGGCAATTGTTGATGGTTATTTAAAAGATGAAGCTGTTAAAATTTTACTCCCTGATGAGTTAGAATCACAAATCGCATCGCTTAAAGCAATTGAAATTAATGCCTTTGGTATAGGCACAATCACAGGGGAACAATTATACAATACAGGGATTCCGCTTTTAGACATTCCTAGCCTAGCAGAAAAAGAAGAAGAATTAATATTAGGCTTAAATAGAGCAGCAGAGGAAGCTGCAAAGGAAGCAGGACCAATCTTTTTTGATGCTATCAGAGGAATTACAATCGCTGATGCGGAAAGCATTTTGTACGGATCAGATACTGCGGCAACCGCTTATTTAATTGACAATACTTATGAATCATTATTCAATACATTTGAACCAAAGGTTAATAATGCTGTAAATCAAGTTACGATTGGTGATCAAACAGTTGAAGCTATTTATGCGAATTTTGTTAATGAATACAATGGAATTTTAAATACCTCAATCCCTTTAAGTTTATTTGAACAACAAACATTAGGGTCTATTGCAGGCATAAATTCAATTGAAGAAGCGGATATTTCAGCCTATGCCACCACCAGAGGATTAGATGGGCTATTCTTAAAAGTACAAGATGAAGAGGCGAACATTAGAAATAATGTAAGTGCAAGAGTTAATGATATTCTCAGAGAGGTATTTGGATTGTTAGATTAG
- a CDS encoding ABC transporter ATP-binding protein — translation MEVLSIKNLHKRFGKKLQYAVNDANLTVNKGELLALVGESGSGKTTLLRLIAGFEEADKGQILINGDKVVDDNFSMKPEKRKIGMVFQDYALFPHLTVAENIKFGLSKKQFPNLKERVREVTDMVGLSSYANRFPHHLSGGQQQRVALARALAPNPGLILLDEPFSNLDAVLKDQVREEVRNIIKKAGATALFVTHDMRDALSSADRIAILKDGKIQQVGTPRELYETPKNLYVASFFGKINAMNATAEDGIYKLKAGPIAGSKTDKTGQVLIAIRPENIDICTDHKEGTFPAKVVLAQYFGDHQQVHADIGAETHVVIHAHEKILFEKGDEIFLRFNPSKIHVLDTCWYPGLVS, via the coding sequence ATGGAAGTATTATCAATTAAAAATTTACATAAGAGATTTGGTAAGAAACTCCAATACGCTGTTAATGATGCAAATTTAACAGTGAATAAAGGGGAGTTATTAGCACTAGTTGGTGAAAGCGGAAGTGGGAAAACTACCTTGCTAAGACTTATCGCTGGATTTGAAGAAGCAGACAAAGGCCAAATATTGATAAATGGTGACAAGGTGGTGGATGATAATTTCAGCATGAAACCTGAAAAGCGAAAAATAGGGATGGTTTTTCAAGACTATGCTTTATTTCCTCATCTTACAGTTGCTGAAAATATTAAATTCGGACTTTCTAAAAAACAATTCCCAAACTTAAAAGAGAGGGTAAGAGAAGTAACTGATATGGTGGGATTAAGTAGTTACGCTAATAGGTTTCCTCATCACTTATCTGGCGGACAGCAGCAAAGAGTAGCTTTAGCAAGAGCACTAGCCCCAAATCCAGGTTTGATTTTATTAGATGAGCCATTTAGTAATCTTGATGCTGTATTAAAAGATCAAGTTCGGGAAGAAGTTAGAAACATCATTAAAAAAGCAGGAGCTACTGCACTTTTTGTAACTCATGACATGCGGGATGCACTTTCTTCTGCTGATAGGATTGCCATTTTAAAGGACGGTAAAATTCAGCAAGTAGGAACTCCTCGTGAATTATATGAAACCCCTAAAAACCTATATGTAGCAAGCTTTTTTGGTAAAATAAACGCCATGAACGCTACTGCTGAAGATGGGATTTATAAATTAAAAGCAGGGCCGATTGCAGGAAGTAAAACGGATAAGACAGGGCAAGTATTAATTGCCATCAGACCCGAAAATATTGATATATGTACTGACCATAAAGAAGGAACTTTTCCCGCAAAAGTAGTCTTAGCACAATACTTCGGAGATCATCAACAAGTGCATGCCGATATCGGAGCTGAAACACATGTTGTGATTCATGCCCATGAAAAAATTCTTTTTGAAAAAGGAGATGAAATCTTCCTAAGATTTAATCCTTCCAAAATTCATGTATTGGATACATGCTGGTATCCTGGCTTGGTAAGTTAA
- a CDS encoding ABC transporter permease: protein MSKLKSISKYKKYANGWAFALIALVLIIGLPIYTLFFKLFDETTDSVWSHLVDTVLTNYIINSIGLVIVVSFLTLLLGVSSAWIVSTCRIPLRRHFEWMLILPLAIPTYIAAYTYAGIFDYTGPIQVFLRDIGLSEVIYIDIMNFWGVAIVMSLVLFPYVYVVARSSFISQSATLLEASRILGSSSWTTFFRIALPISRPAIIGGLSLVMMEVLNDYGAVKYYGINTFTTGIFRAWFSFGDPNSAINLSGILMGFIFIMIMAERFQRGRVKFDEGARIGRQLKRYQLKGWKKFFAWMVCFIPLFLGFLAPVFQLILWSFQTIKKILDFDFLILMANSFGLAIIAAILCVSISVIILFAVKVNKNRFFSFLAKFAAMGYSIPGAVIAIGIMIPLLGLDKFLINTWEESFDMKIGLIFSGTIFALTFAYIVRFLTVSLNPIEAAFKKTGSSIDEASYSLGAGSFKTLMKVNLPLIKGALISGGILIFVDILKELPLTLILRPFNFHTLATKAYELASDELIAESATPSLIIIIIGTIPIIILNRLMKSTKADGSIIN, encoded by the coding sequence GTGAGTAAGCTAAAATCCATTTCAAAATATAAAAAGTATGCCAATGGTTGGGCCTTTGCATTAATTGCATTGGTTCTGATTATTGGCTTACCTATTTATACCCTTTTTTTTAAGCTATTTGATGAAACGACAGATAGTGTATGGTCTCATTTGGTTGACACAGTATTAACCAATTACATCATTAATTCTATTGGGCTTGTTATCGTGGTTAGTTTTCTCACCTTATTATTAGGTGTATCTTCAGCGTGGATAGTGAGCACTTGCAGAATTCCTTTAAGGAGACATTTTGAATGGATGCTAATATTACCACTTGCAATTCCTACTTACATAGCCGCTTATACTTATGCTGGCATATTCGATTATACAGGCCCAATTCAAGTGTTTTTGAGAGATATTGGTCTCTCAGAAGTAATCTATATTGATATAATGAATTTCTGGGGAGTGGCCATCGTAATGTCATTAGTATTATTCCCTTATGTATACGTAGTAGCGCGGTCAAGCTTTATCAGTCAATCTGCTACTTTATTAGAAGCTTCCAGAATTTTAGGAAGCTCTTCATGGACTACCTTTTTTAGAATAGCCTTACCCATTAGTAGACCGGCTATCATTGGAGGACTTTCATTGGTTATGATGGAAGTTTTAAATGATTATGGGGCAGTAAAATATTACGGCATCAACACCTTTACAACCGGTATCTTTAGAGCCTGGTTTTCTTTTGGGGATCCTAATTCAGCCATTAATCTTTCCGGCATTTTAATGGGCTTTATTTTCATTATGATAATGGCTGAAAGATTTCAGCGTGGAAGAGTAAAGTTTGATGAAGGAGCAAGAATTGGAAGGCAATTAAAAAGATACCAGCTAAAAGGATGGAAAAAGTTTTTTGCCTGGATGGTTTGTTTCATTCCACTATTCCTGGGATTCCTGGCTCCTGTTTTTCAATTAATTCTGTGGTCATTCCAAACCATTAAAAAAATATTAGATTTTGACTTCCTTATTTTAATGGCTAATAGCTTTGGGCTAGCTATAATTGCAGCAATACTTTGTGTTAGTATCTCAGTCATTATTTTATTTGCTGTTAAAGTAAATAAAAATAGATTTTTCAGCTTTTTAGCGAAGTTCGCTGCAATGGGCTATTCAATTCCGGGCGCAGTAATTGCCATTGGCATTATGATTCCTTTATTAGGTTTAGATAAATTCTTAATTAACACCTGGGAAGAAAGCTTCGATATGAAAATAGGTTTGATATTTAGCGGGACTATTTTCGCTCTAACTTTTGCCTATATCGTTCGCTTCTTAACAGTTTCTTTAAATCCAATAGAGGCTGCATTTAAAAAGACTGGAAGTAGTATTGATGAGGCTTCTTATTCATTAGGTGCAGGATCATTCAAAACCTTAATGAAAGTAAACCTTCCCTTGATCAAAGGAGCCTTAATATCAGGAGGTATCTTAATTTTTGTAGATATTTTAAAAGAATTACCCTTAACCTTAATTCTAAGACCTTTTAATTTCCATACTTTAGCCACTAAAGCCTATGAATTGGCTAGTGATGAATTAATTGCTGAATCAGCAACACCATCATTAATTATTATTATAATTGGTACCATACCTATTATCATACTTAACCGTTTAATGAAATCAACGAAAGCTGATGGAAGTATTATCAATTAA
- a CDS encoding Fe(3+) ABC transporter substrate-binding protein — protein sequence MRHILITIFALATIWSCSQSTSNKEGESASENENQEVNVYTHRHYEADQQLFKDFEEKTGIKVNVVNANADELIQKMKLEGENSPADVLITVDAGRLHRAKEAGLLQSVESENLNTTIPANLRDVDNNWFGLTVRGRVIVYNPENISPEKISTYEALANPEIKGRLLIRSSSNIYNQSLMASIIAHNGEEAATAWAEGVVENMARDPKGGDRDQIKAVFAGEGDVAVSNTYYLGKMLNSSSEEEVKVAEAVEILFPNQDGRGAHINVSGAGVAKYAPNKENAIKFIEFLVSEEAQKVFAGVNYEYPVNQKVEWAPTLKAWGEFKQDSLNLSVLGEKNDLAVKIFDRAGWK from the coding sequence ATGAGACATATTTTAATAACAATTTTTGCCTTAGCTACAATTTGGTCATGTAGCCAATCGACTTCAAACAAGGAAGGTGAGTCAGCATCAGAAAATGAAAACCAAGAAGTAAATGTTTATACACATAGGCATTACGAAGCTGATCAGCAACTTTTCAAAGATTTTGAAGAAAAAACAGGCATTAAAGTAAATGTTGTAAATGCCAATGCAGATGAATTAATTCAGAAAATGAAATTAGAAGGAGAAAATTCTCCAGCTGATGTTTTGATTACTGTGGATGCAGGTAGGTTACATAGAGCCAAAGAAGCAGGATTATTACAATCAGTTGAATCTGAAAATTTAAATACTACTATTCCTGCTAATCTTAGAGATGTAGACAATAATTGGTTTGGACTTACAGTGAGAGGAAGAGTAATTGTTTACAATCCAGAAAACATCTCTCCAGAGAAAATTTCGACTTACGAAGCACTCGCTAATCCTGAAATTAAAGGAAGATTATTAATCCGTTCTTCATCTAATATCTATAATCAATCATTAATGGCCTCTATAATTGCTCATAATGGAGAAGAAGCTGCAACTGCATGGGCAGAAGGTGTAGTTGAAAATATGGCAAGAGACCCTAAAGGTGGAGATAGAGATCAAATAAAAGCTGTTTTTGCCGGAGAAGGAGATGTTGCTGTATCAAACACTTATTACTTAGGTAAAATGTTAAACTCTTCAAGTGAAGAAGAAGTAAAAGTAGCTGAAGCAGTTGAAATCTTGTTTCCAAATCAGGATGGAAGAGGTGCTCACATTAATGTAAGTGGTGCCGGAGTTGCTAAATATGCTCCAAATAAAGAAAACGCGATCAAATTTATTGAATTCTTAGTTTCTGAAGAAGCTCAAAAAGTTTTTGCTGGTGTGAATTATGAATATCCTGTAAACCAAAAAGTTGAATGGGCACCTACTTTAAAGGCTTGGGGTGAATTCAAACAAGACAGCCTTAACTTATCAGTTTTGGGTGAAAAGAATGATTTAGCAGTTAAAATATTTGACAGAGCGGGTTGGAAGTAA
- a CDS encoding hydrogen peroxide-inducible genes activator, which produces MKATISQLEYIIALDTYRHFGKAAENCFITQPTLSMQINKLEDNLGVKIFDRSRQPVVPTELGAMILEQARKVVTEAKKMEEIIEDQKLEVSGTLKIGVIPTIAPYLLPLFAKSFMDKYPSIQIQVEELITEDTLAKIKSEALDVGIVVGPLNDKALREIPIYYEKFFGYANKTDLEPQDKLITGEDLQNNELWLLNEGHCFREQVLNICQNRNFDNVLNYQSGSLEALKRMVDKQGGVTLLPELATLDLTDEDKKKLRYFKKPTPFREVSLVMKRDYLKRRIIEALQKEIIDHLPIEMKQREENELQVINWR; this is translated from the coding sequence ATGAAAGCGACCATTTCTCAATTAGAGTACATTATTGCTTTAGATACTTATCGTCATTTTGGAAAGGCAGCCGAAAACTGCTTCATCACACAACCTACTTTGAGTATGCAAATCAATAAGTTAGAGGATAACTTGGGTGTGAAGATATTTGACAGAAGCCGTCAGCCTGTAGTGCCCACTGAATTAGGTGCAATGATACTAGAGCAAGCAAGGAAAGTTGTGACGGAGGCTAAAAAGATGGAGGAGATCATTGAAGATCAAAAATTGGAAGTGTCAGGAACCCTGAAAATAGGCGTAATTCCAACCATCGCACCTTATTTATTACCATTGTTTGCCAAAAGCTTTATGGATAAATATCCTTCTATTCAAATTCAGGTAGAAGAACTCATTACAGAAGATACTTTAGCTAAAATTAAATCTGAAGCATTAGATGTAGGAATAGTAGTTGGGCCATTAAATGATAAAGCGCTTCGTGAAATACCGATCTACTATGAAAAGTTTTTTGGTTATGCGAATAAGACTGATCTCGAGCCTCAGGATAAACTTATAACAGGAGAAGATTTACAAAATAATGAATTGTGGTTACTGAATGAGGGCCATTGCTTTAGAGAGCAGGTTTTAAATATTTGTCAAAATAGAAATTTTGATAATGTATTAAACTATCAAAGTGGTTCTTTGGAAGCTTTGAAAAGAATGGTGGATAAACAAGGCGGGGTAACGCTATTGCCTGAATTGGCTACTTTAGATTTGACAGATGAAGACAAAAAGAAATTAAGGTACTTTAAAAAGCCTACTCCTTTTAGAGAAGTAAGCTTGGTGATGAAAAGAGATTATTTGAAAAGAAGAATAATAGAAGCCCTTCAAAAAGAAATAATTGATCACCTTCCAATTGAAATGAAACAAAGGGAAGAAAATGAATTACAGGTGATTAATTGGAGGTGA
- a CDS encoding SEC-C metal-binding domain-containing protein, giving the protein MKKDIGRNDPCYCGSGKKYKNCHMGKESSGINNNKNLMYITIMIVIVAIAGFSIYYNAQQTPVQNTNSQSTPVPPPPGEAPPGKVWSSAHGHWHDK; this is encoded by the coding sequence ATGAAAAAAGATATAGGAAGAAATGATCCTTGTTATTGTGGAAGTGGTAAGAAGTATAAAAACTGCCATATGGGTAAAGAATCCTCAGGAATCAATAACAATAAGAACTTAATGTATATTACTATCATGATAGTGATAGTGGCGATCGCTGGCTTTTCAATTTATTATAATGCGCAGCAAACTCCTGTTCAGAATACAAATTCACAAAGCACTCCAGTTCCACCGCCACCTGGTGAAGCACCTCCTGGTAAAGTATGGTCATCTGCTCACGGCCATTGGCACGACAAATAA
- a CDS encoding Cof-type HAD-IIB family hydrolase — MFKAICTDIDGTLLNPDRKLSQRTIDIIKSIKDDVHIILASSRMPAAMRHLQQTLEIMDQPLICYNGGFIISQKEGVKVLDSVSIPFDLTNYIANWSHGKNLHASFYVEDEWYAPSEDQWTKREVNNTQVQASILPGLELMKSWEASQIGAHKIMCMGEPALIDALIEDLKSQKAPLHLYRSKDTYLEIAPLAISKASALNQLLDKELNFEMKDVIAFGDNYNDIEMLTAVGCGVAVGNAKEEVKSIANEITLPGKEDGVAVTLEKYFS, encoded by the coding sequence ATGTTCAAAGCAATTTGTACTGATATCGATGGTACTTTACTAAATCCAGACAGAAAGCTTTCACAGCGAACAATCGATATCATTAAAAGTATAAAAGATGATGTGCATATCATTTTAGCATCTAGTAGGATGCCGGCTGCAATGCGTCATCTTCAACAAACTTTAGAGATTATGGATCAGCCTTTAATTTGTTATAATGGCGGGTTTATCATTTCTCAGAAAGAAGGAGTTAAAGTTTTGGACTCTGTTAGCATTCCATTTGATCTAACAAATTATATCGCAAATTGGAGCCACGGTAAAAATTTGCATGCTAGTTTTTATGTTGAAGACGAATGGTATGCACCTTCTGAAGATCAGTGGACAAAAAGAGAGGTAAACAATACTCAAGTTCAAGCTAGCATATTGCCGGGCCTTGAACTCATGAAAAGTTGGGAAGCCTCTCAAATAGGCGCTCATAAAATAATGTGCATGGGAGAGCCAGCCCTTATAGATGCTTTGATTGAGGATTTAAAAAGTCAAAAAGCACCCCTTCACTTATACAGATCAAAAGATACCTATCTTGAAATAGCTCCTTTAGCAATATCAAAAGCAAGTGCATTAAATCAATTATTGGACAAAGAACTCAATTTCGAGATGAAGGATGTGATTGCTTTTGGTGATAATTATAATGACATAGAAATGTTAACGGCTGTTGGATGTGGCGTAGCAGTAGGGAATGCCAAAGAGGAAGTGAAAAGTATTGCCAATGAAATTACGCTGCCAGGTAAAGAAGATGGAGTAGCAGTAACTCTTGAGAAGTATTTTAGTTAA